In Oryza brachyantha chromosome 2, ObraRS2, whole genome shotgun sequence, a single window of DNA contains:
- the LOC102719834 gene encoding KIN17-like protein produces the protein MGKHEFLTPKAIANRIKAKGLQKLRWYCQMCQKQCRDENGFKCHCMSESHQRQMQVFGQAPDRVVEGFSEEFLDAFLTLLRRAHRHSRIAATVVYNEFIADRHHVHMNSTRWATLTEFVKFLGREGHCKVEDTPKGWFITYIDRDSEQAVKARLKRKRIKSDLAEDERQERMIERQIERAQQSMAKTNGEHSDNANLDGSEGESGSEDEYSDSENDHDEHGDNTKEANKAAGKIAIAIQRAAPGPKVNPFDDKPKVKFGFEEEDEVGMWDKEKDETAKKKGKDSINAAEARRSALDELMKEEEKAKERSNRKDYWLCPGIVVKVMSKSLAEKGYYKQKGAVKRVIDKYVAEIEMLESKHVLRVDQDELETVIPQIGGLVRIVNGAYRGSNARLLSVDTERFCAKVQVEKGLYDGKVIKAIEYEDISKIVQ, from the coding sequence atgggGAAGCACGAGTTCCTGACGCCGAAGGCGATCGCGAACAGGATCAAGGCGAAGGGGCTGCAGAAGCTGCGGTGGTACTGCCAGATGTGCCAGAAGCAGTGCCGCGACGAGAACGGCTTCAAGTGCCACTGCATGTCGGAGTCGCACCAGCGCCAGATGCAGGTCTTCGGCCAGGCTCCCGACCGCGTCGTCGAGGGCTTCTCCGAGGAGTTCCTCGACGCCTTCCTCACCTTGCTCCGCCGCGCCCACCGCCACTCCCgcatcgccgccaccgtcgtctaCAACGAGTTCATCGCCGACCGCCACCACGTCCACATGAACTCCACGCGCTGGGCCACGCTCACCGAGTTCGTCAAGTTCCTTGGGCGCGAGGGCCACTGCAAGGTTGAGGACACGCCCAAGGGGTGGTTCATCACCTACATCGACCGTGACTCCGAGCAGGCCGTTAAGGCTAGGCTCAAGCGCAAGAGGATCAAGTCTGACCTCGCGGAGGATGAGCGGCAGGAGCGCATGATTGAACGGCAGATAGAGCGAGCCCAGCAATCCATGGCTAAAACTAATGGTGAGCACAGTGATAATGCTAACCTGGATGGTAGCGAAGGTGAGTCCGGCAGTGAGGATGAGTATTCGGACTCTGAGAATGATCATGACGAACATGGTGATAATACAAAAGAGGCCAACAAAGCAGCAGGGAAGATTGCAATTGCAATTCAGCGGGCTGCGCCAGGGCCAAAGGTTAACCCTTTTGATGATAAGCCAAAGGTTAAATTTGGTttcgaggaagaagatgaggtGGGCATGTGGGATAAGGAGAAGGACGAGACGGCCAAGAAGAAGGGAAAGGATTCTATAAATGCAGCAGAAGCTAGGAGGTCAGCATTGGATGAGCTgatgaaggaggaggagaaagcgAAGGAGCGGAGCAATAGGAAGGATTACTGGCTATGCCCAGGTATTGTGGTTAAAGTGATGAGCAAGTCGCTGGCAGAGAAGGGGTACTACAAGCAGAAGGGGGCTGTGAAAAGGGTGATTGATAAGTATGTTGCGGAGATCGAGATGCTGGAGAGCAAGCATGTTCTTAGGGTTGATCAAGATGAGCTTGAGACAGTTATCCCTCAGATTGGTGGGCTGGTGCGGATTGTCAATGGAGCTTACCGAGGATCTAATGCAAGGCTGCTGTCAGTGGACACGGAGAGATTCTGTGCCAAAGTGCAGGTTGAGAAGGGCCTCTATGATGGGAAGGTTATTAAAGCCATTGAGTACGAGGACATTAGCAAGATTGTTCAGTGA